TTCTTTCCTAGCTCCTATCTTTTTTCCCCCAGTCCTGGTTCTTTCCTAGCTCCTATCTTTTTTCCCCCAGTCTCTGGTTCTTTCCTAGCTCCTATATTTTTTCCCCCAGTCTCTGTTTCTTTCCTAGCTCCTATCTTTTTCCCCAGTCTCTGGTTCTTTCCTAGCCCACCTGGTTTTGACCCTGGCCTGTCCTGACACTGAAtccacccgcctgaccactccGCCTGTTCTGACCTCGAGCCTACCTAtcccctggtactgtttggactcggacctGGTTTATAAGCTCTCGCCTGTCCCCAACCTGCCGTTTGCCTACTCccttttgttataataaatatcggagctcaaccatctcGCTCCTGTGTCTCCATTTGAGTCTCCCCCTATGCCCTTATATGTTGTTCAGGTTCAGattgtttaatagtcacatgtacagtgttggaggtgtgattgcagggtacagtgaaaataTTAAGTTTCGAGCTCCAACATTGCAGGactagtgaaataaaaaaaaatgagaatggtaatttaaaaaaaatagaaatagtatAATAATAACTGTGGCAGTGATGAATAAAAACATGCTTGTTGCCGTGGagacagagtaaagactgttCAGGGGTTGAATGGCCAAAGGGGGTAACAGCAGCGTGATGACCttgtgtgtgtactttactgaCTTTAATAGCCTGATACCAGAAGTTGGCTTCAGTACATACAGATCTGGAATCAGGCTTTTATGATACCTGTCATTCCTATTTTTATATCTCACATTCCCAGGAGCGTTTATGATCCCGTTCCTGATCCTGCTGGTTCTGGAGGGGATTCCACTGCTGCACCTGGAGTTTGCTATCGGACAGCGCCTCAGGAGTGGCAGTGTGGGAGTGTGGACGGCCATTAACCCACATCTGACTGGTGTTGGTGGGTCCAACAGAAACAGTAGAAAACCCTGCATACTGTTGTTAGAGAAGTATGTAGTTAAACGTCCGACGTCAAAAAAAAGAAAGTTCTGCGGTCTTCGATGTGACGTTATCATATTTGTAGAGTATCTATCTTCTCCTTCTTATGGCCTTCATCCAaaatggcctcctattccctacatagtgaactattttgaccagaggcccaggaggatgggctcattgtaatggctggaatggaatacatggatcgaatcaaacacatcaaacatatggaaaccacatgtttgactccattccatcaATTCCATGAcatccattacaatgagcccatccttctATTGCTCCTCCAATTAGCCTCCTCTGGCCTCGGGCACCACTTATATGTGGTGATATCTGGAATGATTGTGTCCTACAGGCATCGCTTCCTTGTTAGTCTCCTTCCTGGTGGGTATGTACTACAACACTATAATCGCCTGGGTGATGTGGTACTTCTTCAACTCCTTCCAGAACCCTCTGCCATGGAGTCAGTGTCCTGTCAATGCCAACCTGACAGGTATGTTCATATTCTGCATGGATTTAAAGTCACTGTTAACTACAAAATCAAATTTTCTCAAATGTTTTTAAGACCTCAAAAGGGGTCTAATGATGAAATGTTCAGGGTCCTTATCTTATGAGGCATCTAGCTGGATCTACAGAAGTCAATATCAGGCTAATGCTGCTGGACTGGCATTTGGGCTTGACAGTGTTTTTGCTGCCCCCTGTAGGTCTGGTCTCAGAATGCTGCTGGACTGGCCTTTGGGTTAAACAATGTTTTTGCTGCCCTCTGTAGGTTTGGTCTCAGAATGCGCCCGGAGTTCCCCAGTGGATTATTTCTGGTACAGAGACACACTCAACACGTCCACATCCATTGGGGACTCTGGAGGACTGCAGTGGTGGATGGTGTTGTGTCTACTGTGTGCCTGGCTGCTGTTGTACGTCTGCTGCCTTCGTGGCATTGAGACCACTGGCAAGGTACGATACCcggtcccattgagaccactggcaaggtacgatacccggtcccattgagaccactggAAAGGTACGATACCcggtcccattgagaccactggcaaggtacgatacccggtcccattgagaccactggCAAGGTACGATACCcagtcccattgagaccactggcaaggtacgatacccggtcccattgagaccactggcaaggtacgatacccggtcccattgagaccactggcaaggtacgatacccggtcccattgagaccactggAAAGGTACGATACCcagtcccattgagaccactggAAAGGTACGATACCcggtcccattgagaccactggAAAGGTACGATACCcagtcccattgagaccactggAAAGGTACGATACCcagtcccattgagaccactggAAAGGTACGATACCcagtcccattgagaccactggAAAGGTACGATACCcggtcccattgagaccactggAAAGGTACAATACCcggtcccattgagaccactggAAAGGTACGATACCcggtcccattgagaccactggCAAGGTACGATACCcagtcccattgagaccactggAAAGGTACGATACCcggtcccattgagaccactggAAAGGTACGATACCcggtcccattgagaccactggAAAGGTACGATACCcggtcccattgagaccactggAAAGGTACGATACCcagtcccattgagaccactggAAAGGTACAATACCcggtcccattgagaccactggAAAGGTACGATACCcggtcccattgagaccactggcaaggtacgttacccggtcccattgagaccactggcaaggtacgatacccggtcccattgagaccactggcaaggtacgatacccggtcccattgagaccactggcaaggtacgatacccggtcccattgagaccactggcaaggtacgatacccggtcccattgagaccactggcaaggtacgttacccggtcccattgagaccactggCAAGGTACGATACTcggtcccattgagaccactggCAAGGTACGATACCAggtcccattgagaccactggcaaggtacgatacccggtcccattgagaccactggcaaggtacgatacccggtcccattgagaccactggcaaggtacaatacccggtcccattgagaccactggcaaggtacgttacccggtcccattgagaccactggCAAGGTACGATACTcggtcccattgagaccactggCAAGGTACGATACCAggtcccattgagaccactggcaaggtacgatacccggtcccattgagaccactggCAAGGTACGATACCCGGTTCCATTGAGACCACTGGCAAGGTATTATACCcggtcccattgagaccactggcaaggtacgatacccggtcccattgagaccactggcaaggtacgatacccggtcccattgagaccactggCAAGGTACGATACCCGGTCCAATTGAGACCACTGGCAAGGTACGAAACccggtcccattgagaccaatGGCAAGGTACGTTACCcggtcccattgagaccactggcaaggtacgatacccggtcccattgagaccactggcaaggtacgttacccggtcccattgagaccactggCAAGGTACGATACCCGGTCCCAATGAGACCACTGGCAAGGTACGTTACCCGGTCCAATTGAGACCACTGGCAAGGTACGTTACCcggtcccattgagaccactggCAAGGTACGTTAACCGCTCCCATTGAGACCACTGGCAAGGTACGATACCcggtcccattgagaccactggcaaggtatgatacccggtcccattgagaccactggcaaggtacgatacccggtcccattgagaccactggAAAGGTACGATACCAggtcccattgagaccactggCAAGGTACGATACCcagtcccattgagaccactggAAAGGTATGATACCAggtcccattgagaccactggCAAGGTATTATACCCGGTCCCATTGAGACCGCTGGCAAGGTACGATACCcggtcccattgagaccactgCCAAGGTACGATACCcggtcccattgagaccactggcaaggtacgatacccggtcccattgagaccactggcaaggtacgatacccggtcccattgagaccactggCAAGGTACGATACCCTgtcccattgagaccactggAAAGGTATGATACCAggtcccattgagaccactggCAAGGTACGATACCCGGTCCCATTGAGCCCATTTGCAAGGTACAATACCcggtcccattgagaccactggCAAAGTATTATACCcggtcccattgagaccactggCAAGGTACGATACCAggtcccattgagaccactggAAAGGTACGATACCAggtcccattgagaccactggAAAGGTACGATACCcggtcccattgagaccactggCAAGGTACGATACCcagtcccattgagaccactggCAAGTTACGATACCcggtcccattgagaccactggcaaggtacgatacccggtcccattgagaccactggcaaggtattatacccggtcccattgagaccactggCAAGGTACAATACCcagtcccattgagaccactggcaaggtattatacccggtcccattgagaccactggcaaggtacaatacccggtcccattgagaccactggcaaggtactatacccggtcccattgagaccactggcaaggtacaatacccggtcccattgagaccactggcaaggtacaatacccggtcccattgagaccactggCAAGGTACAATACACCATCTCTTCTGGTTCCGTTCAGACAGGATTCTAGACTTAGTTGGAAGTGTTTTCCACAACATGGTATTTATTTCACATTTTAGTGTTATTTATTGGATGAGAAAGCAGTGCTTAGTTCACCTCATCGATGACAAGGTGATTCTACCCTCTCTGTCATCACAGGCAGTGTACGTAACATCCACTCTGCCATACGTGGTCCTCACCATCTTCCTGATCAGAGGACTGACTCTCAAAGGTTCTCTGGATGGAATCAAGTTCCTCTTCACACCTGATGTACGTATTTCCTCTCAAAGTTACAGTTCAACCCCAAAATCAAAGTTTCTCAGATGTTTTCAGGTATGAGATCCCTTTGTTGTGTGGCAGTATACATTGATGATTGTCTTGTCCTAGCTAAATGAGTTGATGAACCCGTCTACCTGGCTGGATGCAGGCGCCCAGGTCTTCTACTCTTTCGCCTTGGCCTCTGGAGGTCTCATCTCCTTCTCCAGCTACAACTCTGTACAGTAAGTGACCAAAGAGTTATCGACGACTTCgttccaaatgggaccctattccctactacATACAGCACTGCTTTTGGCCAGAACCCTATAAGACCTGGTCAAGAAGAGTTCACTATGTAGTAGGGAATAGGATCCCATTTGGGACGCAATCCTATATTTACACATAGTGATAGACACATCTATCTGGACTCTTCAATGGACTCCGCTCTTGTGTTTCTCCAGCAACAACTGTGAGCAGGATGCCGTGATCATCTCCTTCATCAATGGCTTCACATCAGTCTACGCTGCTACTGTCATCTACTCTATCATAGGCTTCAGGGCCACAGAGAGGTTCGATGACTGTCTCGAAGGGTACGTGTTTTCATTCAGGCTACGTTGGGGATCTGAGCTTGCTGTTTTTTAGGCCAGGACTAGGTTTTAGTCTGTGTCCGGAAAGAAACGGCACTGGATGGACGAACAGAACTGTCTCAAAACAATGATCATTTCGTTATGCTGTTTTGCTTGTCTTGATATTCTGCACTGTGCATTGCTAGCGAATTCTAGCACGtagtggccttgtggtttagtGTATTATTGTTTCGTTGTGTATTATTGTTGTTGTGTATTATTGATTATTGTTTAGTTGTgtaatattgttgttgttgtgttgtgtattaTTGTTGTCTATTATTGATTATTTTTGTGTCGTGTAttattgttgttgtgttgtgtattattattgttgtgtATTATTGATTATTGTTGTGTCGTGCTGAatgctttcaaccttactgtctctgtgtgttgtcccatacagaaacatcttggccctgttgaatgctttcaaccttactgtctctgtgtgttgtcccgtacagaaacatcttggccctgttgaatgctttcaaccttactgtctctgtgtgttgtcccttacagaaacatcttgggcctgctgaatgctttcaaccttactgtctctgtgtgttgtcccttacagaaacatcttggccctgctgaatgctttcaaccttcctgtctctgtgtgttgtcccgtacagaaacatcttgggcctgctgaatactttcaaccttactgtctctgtgtgttgtcccttacagaaacatcttgggcctgctgaatgctttcaaccttactgtctctgtgtgttgtcccatacagaaacatcttggccctgctgaatgctttcaaccttactgtctctgtgtgttgtcccatacagaaacatcttgggcctgttgaatactttcaaccttactgtctctttgtgttgtcccatacagaaacatcttgggcctgctgaatactttcaaccttactgtctctgtgtgttgtcccttacagaaacatcttgggcctgctgaatgctttcaaccttactgtctctgtgtgttgtcccatacagaaacatcttgggcctgctgaatgctttcaaccttactgtctctgtgtgttgtcccatacagaaacatcttgggcctgctgaatgctttcaaccttactgtctctgtgtgttgtcccttacagaaacatcttggccctgttgaatgctttcaaccttactgtctctgtgtgttgtcccttacagaaacatcttggccctgctgaatactttcaaccttactgtctctgtgtgttgtcccatacagaaacatcttgggcctGCTGAATAATCTCaaccttcctgtctctgtgtgttgtcccatacagaaacatcttgggcctgctgaatgctttcaaccttactgtctctgtgtgttgtcccgtACAGAATCATCTTGGGCCTGCTGAatgctttcaaccttactgtctctgtgtgttgtcccttacagaaacatcttggccctgctgaatactttcaaccttactgtctctgtgtgttgtcccgtacagaaacatcttgggcctgctgaatgctttcaaccttactgtctctgtgtgttgtcccgtACAGAATCATCTTGGGCCTGCTGAatgctttcaaccttactgtctctgtgtgttgtcccatacagaaacatcttgggcctgttgaatactttcaaccttactgtctctgtgtgttgtcccgtacagaaacatcttggccctg
This portion of the Salvelinus namaycush isolate Seneca unplaced genomic scaffold, SaNama_1.0 Scaffold667, whole genome shotgun sequence genome encodes:
- the LOC120042385 gene encoding sodium-dependent neutral amino acid transporter B(0)AT1-like, translating into MRFPKLPNPGLDDRIPSHQELERMEKEEAGDRPKWDNKTQYMLTCVGFCVGLGNVWRFPYLCQSHGGGAFMIPFLILLVLEGIPLLHLEFAIGQRLRSGSVGVWTAINPHLTGVGIASLLVSFLVGMYYNTIIAWVMWYFFNSFQNPLPWSQCPVNANLTGLVSECARSSPVDYFWYRDTLNTSTSIGDSGGLQWWMVLCLLCAWLLLYVCCLRGIETTGKAVYVTSTLPYVVLTIFLIRGLTLKGSLDGIKFLFTPDLNELMNPSTWLDAGAQVFYSFALASGGLISFSSYNSVHNNCEQDAVIISFINGFTSVYAATVIYSIIGFRATERFDDCLEGNILALLNAFN